The following are encoded in a window of Geotrypetes seraphini chromosome 5, aGeoSer1.1, whole genome shotgun sequence genomic DNA:
- the LOC117360978 gene encoding BTB/POZ domain-containing protein KCTD12-like isoform X1: protein MHWSTDWSTFRAEKSSMALPDNASCPKPGEDLPSFSEIIELNVGGQVYITRYPTLVSVPGSLLWEMFSQKNAHSLARDSKGRFFVDRDGFLFRYILDYMRDQQLVLPDHFPERSRLQREAEFFKLPELVKMLAPKISKQNSIGDDPCQSDPEELSPNVDTARNLASVSAALANVTAGASGGSNIVSGGTGPDMRRSGFITIGYRGSYTLGRDSQTDAKFRRVARIMVCGKTSLAKEVFGDTLNESRDPDRPPERYTSRYYLKFTFLEQAFDKLADAGFHMVACNSTGTCAFAHDQTDDKIWTSYTEYVFYRE from the coding sequence TTCAGAGCAGAAAAATCAAGCATGGCCCTGCCAGACAATGCCAGCTGTCCCAAACCTGGAGAAGATTTACCGTCCTTCTCAGAGATCATTGAGCTCAACGTGGGAGGACAGGTCTACATCACCCGCTACCCCACTCTAGTCAGTGTCCCTGGATCTCTACTCTGGGAAATGTTCAGTCAAAAAAATGCCCACTCATTGGCCAGAGACAGTAAGGGCAGATTCTTTGTGGACCGAGATGGCTTCTTGTTCCGCTATATTTTGGATTACATGAGAGACCAGCAACTAGTGCTCCCTGATCACTTCCCAGAGAGGAGCCGTCTGCAGCGTGAGGCAGAGTTCTTCAAGCTGCCTGAGCTAGTGAAGATGCTGGCTCCAAAAATCAGCAAGCAGAACTCCATAGGGGATGATCCATGCCAAAGCGACCCAGAGGAGCTCTCTCCCAATGTGGACACTGCACGTAACCTGGCCTCAGTCAGTGCAGCACTTGCAAATGTTACTGCAGGTGCCTCTGGTGGCTCCAATATTGTGTCTGGTGGGACTGGACCAGACATGCGAAGATCAGGGTTTATTACCATTGGATACAGAGGATCCTACACCCTAGGAAGGGACAGCCAAACAGATGCCAAGTTCCGTAGGGTTGCACGAATAATGGTGTGTGGCAAAACCTCATTAGCCAAAGAAGTATTTGGGGACACCTTAAATGAGAGCAGGGACCCTGATCGACCTCCTGAGAGATATACGTCCCGGTATTATCTGAAATTCACCTTCCTGGAGCAAGCTTTTGACAAACTGGCTGATGCTGGTTTCCACATGGTGGCTTGCAATTCTACTGGCACATGCGCTTTTGCTCATGACCAGACAGATGACAAGATCTGGACCTCTTACACTGAATATGTTTTCTATCGTGAGTGA
- the LOC117360978 gene encoding BTB/POZ domain-containing protein KCTD12-like isoform X2 produces the protein MALPDNASCPKPGEDLPSFSEIIELNVGGQVYITRYPTLVSVPGSLLWEMFSQKNAHSLARDSKGRFFVDRDGFLFRYILDYMRDQQLVLPDHFPERSRLQREAEFFKLPELVKMLAPKISKQNSIGDDPCQSDPEELSPNVDTARNLASVSAALANVTAGASGGSNIVSGGTGPDMRRSGFITIGYRGSYTLGRDSQTDAKFRRVARIMVCGKTSLAKEVFGDTLNESRDPDRPPERYTSRYYLKFTFLEQAFDKLADAGFHMVACNSTGTCAFAHDQTDDKIWTSYTEYVFYRE, from the coding sequence ATGGCCCTGCCAGACAATGCCAGCTGTCCCAAACCTGGAGAAGATTTACCGTCCTTCTCAGAGATCATTGAGCTCAACGTGGGAGGACAGGTCTACATCACCCGCTACCCCACTCTAGTCAGTGTCCCTGGATCTCTACTCTGGGAAATGTTCAGTCAAAAAAATGCCCACTCATTGGCCAGAGACAGTAAGGGCAGATTCTTTGTGGACCGAGATGGCTTCTTGTTCCGCTATATTTTGGATTACATGAGAGACCAGCAACTAGTGCTCCCTGATCACTTCCCAGAGAGGAGCCGTCTGCAGCGTGAGGCAGAGTTCTTCAAGCTGCCTGAGCTAGTGAAGATGCTGGCTCCAAAAATCAGCAAGCAGAACTCCATAGGGGATGATCCATGCCAAAGCGACCCAGAGGAGCTCTCTCCCAATGTGGACACTGCACGTAACCTGGCCTCAGTCAGTGCAGCACTTGCAAATGTTACTGCAGGTGCCTCTGGTGGCTCCAATATTGTGTCTGGTGGGACTGGACCAGACATGCGAAGATCAGGGTTTATTACCATTGGATACAGAGGATCCTACACCCTAGGAAGGGACAGCCAAACAGATGCCAAGTTCCGTAGGGTTGCACGAATAATGGTGTGTGGCAAAACCTCATTAGCCAAAGAAGTATTTGGGGACACCTTAAATGAGAGCAGGGACCCTGATCGACCTCCTGAGAGATATACGTCCCGGTATTATCTGAAATTCACCTTCCTGGAGCAAGCTTTTGACAAACTGGCTGATGCTGGTTTCCACATGGTGGCTTGCAATTCTACTGGCACATGCGCTTTTGCTCATGACCAGACAGATGACAAGATCTGGACCTCTTACACTGAATATGTTTTCTATCGTGAGTGA